One genomic region from Opisthocomus hoazin isolate bOpiHoa1 chromosome Z, bOpiHoa1.hap1, whole genome shotgun sequence encodes:
- the CZH9orf40 gene encoding uncharacterized protein C9orf40 homolog — protein sequence MAKRRAEPLLCHVPIKRLLREAPPPPRAAAAERRPRGEAAGAGPAAPKRKLEEAEAPPGKRPGLRGSSPRREQGEPGGGRRRRRGGPAAPQDERTAEGRAGGRGKERAAAEQEEEFCQYNSFLYWRAPLPSVDLSDIQNLDGETPPEAKTPSRTDTMETEMET from the exons ATGGCCAAGCGGCGCGCGGAGCCGTTACTGTGTCACGTGCCGATCAAACGGCTCCTGCGcgaggcgccgccgccgccccgcgctgccgcggCCGAGCGGCGCCCGCGGGGCGAAGCGGCGGGCGCCGGCCCTGCCGCGCCGAAGCggaagctggaggaggctgaggcgcCGCCGGGCAAgcggcccgggctgcgggggagcagcccccgccgggagcagggggagccggggggcggcaggcggcggcggcgcggcgggccggcGGCGCCCCAGGACGAGCGGACGGCGGAGGGACGCGCCGGTGGCCGGGGCAAAGAGCGGGCCGCCGCTGAG CAAGAAGAAGAATTCTGTCAATATAACTCGTTCCTGTATTGGAGAGCACCGTTGCCTTCTGTTGATTTGTCTGATATTCAGAACCTAGATGGGGAGACTCCACCGGAAGCTAAAACTCCTTCAAGGACTGATACCATGGAGACTGAAATGGAGACCTGA